The following are encoded together in the Ranitomeya imitator isolate aRanImi1 chromosome 4, aRanImi1.pri, whole genome shotgun sequence genome:
- the XAB2 gene encoding pre-mRNA-splicing factor SYF1, whose translation MPEKEIAFEEDDLQFEEEILRNPYSVKCWMRYIESKLSAPAHTLNLIYERALKELPGSYKLWYAYLKQRRKQVKRRCITDPAFEEVNNCHERALVFMHKMPRIWLDYCQSLMDQCKVTRTRRTLDRALRALPITQHHRIWPLYLRFVRAHPLPETAVRVYRRYLKLFPENAEEYIEYLRSVDRLDEAASRLATIVNQDDFVSKEGKSNYQLWQELCTLLSQHPGSVRSLDSAAIIRGGLTRFTDQRGKLWCALAEYHTRSGHFEKARDVYEEAIQTVTTVRDFTQVFDSYAQFEESIIAAKMETVSEMGKEEEDDLDLELRLARFEQLMERRPLLLNGVLLRQNPHNVHEWHKRVQLYQGKPREIINTYTEAVQTVNPVRATGKPHSLWVAFAKFYEDNGQIDDARAILQRATQVQYTHVDDLASVWCQFGEMELRHENYDEALTILRKATAMPARKAEYFDASEPVQNRLYKSLKVWSMLADLEESLGTFKSTKAVYDRIIDLRIATPQIIINYALFLEEHNYFEESFKAYERGIALFRWPNVYDIWSTYLSKFIARYGGKKLERARDLFEQALDGCPRKFAKNIFLLYAKLEEEHGLARHAMALYERATQAVEREEQYEMFNIYIKRAAEIYGVTHTRSIYERAIEILPDDQAREMCLRFADMECKLGEIDRSRAVYSYCSQMCDPRLTAVFWQTWRDFEVRHGNEDTLREMLRVKRSVQAKYNTQGTFLVSQRLRAEGGGANEDGKEPADEMQALEQRAAVVAAEAEKDKPQMKEKILFVRSDASRTELAELTLQNNPDEINIGDDDSEEELEPDEVQLEQKSVPSSVFSGLADD comes from the exons CTACAAGTTATGGTATGCCTACCTGAAGCAGCGCAGGAAGCAGGTGAAGAGGAGGTGCATCACCGATCCGGCCTTCGAGGAGGTGAATAATTGCCACGAGAGAGCCCTGGTCTTCATGCACAAG ATGCCCCGCATATGGCTGGATTACTGCCAGTCCCTCATGGACCAATGTAAAGTTACCCGCACGAGGAGGACATTGGACCGGGCTCTACGTGCTCTTCCCATCACCCAGCACCATCGTATCTGGCCCCTTTACTTGCGCTTTGTCCGTGCACACCCCCTACCAGAGACTGCGGTCAGGGTCTACAGGAGGTACTTGAAG CtgtttcctgagaatgcagaggagTACATCGAATACCTGCGCTCTGTTGACAGATTGGATGAAGCAGCGTCCAGATTGGCAACCATTGTAAACCAAGATGACTTTGTGTCAAAGGAGGGAAAGTCAAATTATCAG CTATGGCAGGAGCTTTGCACCCTCCTGTCCCAGCACCCAGGTTCTGTCCGCTCTCTCGACTCCGCAGCCATCATTCGAGGCGGCTTGACTCGCTTTACAGACCAGAGGGGCAAGTTGTGGTGCGCACTTGCCGAATATCATACCCGCAGTGGCCATTTTGAAAAG GCTCGAGATGTCTACGAGGAGGCCATTCAGACCGTCACTACTGTGCGAGACTTCACTCAGGTGTTCGACAGTTATGCTCAGTTTGAAGAAAGCATCATTGCTGCCAAAATGGAGACAGTCAGTGAGATGGGGAAGGAAGAGGAGG ATGACCTGGATCTGGAGCTGAGGTTGGCTCGATTCGAACAGTTGATGGAGCGGAGACCCCTTTTACTTAACGGGGTGTTACTACGACAGAACCCACACAATGTTCATGAGTGGCACAAGAGGGTGCAGCTCTACCAAGGCAAGCCACGAGAG ATTATTAACACCTACACAGAAGCtgtccagacagtgaacccggtgaGGGCAACTGGGAAACCGCACTCTTTATGGGTGGCATTCGCCAAGTTCTACGAGGACAATGGACAAATAGATGAC GCTCGGGCCATACTGCAGAGAGCGACGCAGGTGCAGTACACGCATGTGGATGACTTGGCCTCGGTCTGGTGCCAGTTTGGTGAGATGGAGCTGAGACATGAGAATTACGATGAGGCTCTGACGATATTAAGG AAAGCCACGGCGATGCCTGCCCGCAAGGCTGAATATTTTGATGCCTCGGAGCCGGTGCAGAACAGACTGTACAAGTCCCTGAAGGTCTGGTCCATGCTGGCGGACCTGGAGGAAAGTCTGGGCACCTTCAAG TCCACTAAGGCGGTATACGATCGCATTATTGACCTCCGCATAGCCACCCCGCAGATCATCATCAATTACGCCCTCTTCTTGGAGGAACACAACTACTTTGAAGAAAGTTTTAAG GCCTATGAGCGCGGCATCGCCCTCTTCCGGTGGCCCAACGTTTACGACATCTGGAGCACTTACCTGTCTAAGTTCATAGCTCGCTATGGAGGCAAGAAGCTGGAGAGAGCTCGGGACCTGTTTGAACAAGCCTTGGATGGTTGTCCACGAAAGTTTGCAAAAA ATATATTTCTACTGTATGCAAAGCTGGAGGAAGAGCATGGTCTGGCCCGGCACGCCATGGCTTTGTACGAGCGAGCAACTCAGGCGGTTGAACGAGAAGAGCAGTATGAGATGTTTAACATTTACATTAAGAGAGCGGCTGAAATATATGGCGTCACACACACCCGCAGTATTTATGAGCGAGCCATTGAG ATTTTGCCGGATGACCAGGCCCGGGAGATGTGTCTACGGTTTGCTGACATGGAGTGTAAATTAGGAGAGATTGACCGCAGCCGAGCAGTTTATTCCTACTGCTCTCAGATGTGTGATCCCCGG TTGACTGCAGTGTTTTGGCAGACCTGGAGAGATTTTGAGGTCCGGCACGGTAACGAAGACACCCTGCGTGAGATGCTGCGGGTGAAGCGTAGCGTACAAGCCAAGTACAACACCCAGGGGACCTTccttgtgtctcagaggttgagggcCGAAGGAGGAGGCGCAAATGAGGACGGCAAAG AACCAGCAGATGAGATGCAGGCTCTGGAGCAGAGAGCGGCCGTGGTGGCAGCAGAGGCCGAGAAGGATAAACCTCAGATGAAGGAGAAGATCCTCTTTGTCAG ATCTGATGCCTCCCGCACAGAATTAGCAGAGCTGACGCTTCAAAACAATCCAGACGAGATAAATATTGGAGATGACGATTCGGAAGAGGAGCTGGAGCCGGACG AGGTGCAGCTGGAGCAGAAGTCCGTCCCTTCTTCCGTCTTCTCTGGTCTTGCTGATGACTGA